The genomic stretch CGAGTTACTAAATCAGAAACAAAAATTCATTGAACAGCAAAATGACATTgacttatcttcttcttttttaataattcattgtGCGTGTTTTAATAAACTAAGCAAACGGGTGCTTCCTCAATCATTATACATGtctctcataaaaaataaaaacttatattagTTGGTTCCTTAATTCTTGTATAAAAGTAACCAACCAAATTCAGCCAGCATCTGTAGTTGAAAAGGAAACATGTGAGAGGAAGAACattattcaaacaaaattacaaatccTGTAGCAACCACCTTGGGTTGACAGAAATCAATTTCAGCCATTATACTAACAAGTTTAGCTTATCTTCTCCAGATGTTAAATCTTCTGTCAGAATCCATGCCCAGATTATACCTTACAGATCTAGGAATAAGGTCACAATATGAAATTCCTTTTACATGTCAATTACCACATGACCAATCCCTATAGCAGAAAACAATACAGAGAAGGAAGAGGAAACCTCGATTTTCTCCTGTTCCCGTACTGGAAGCTTTGTTGGGAGATGGCTCTCCACTGTTTTGAACTAAGTCTTCAATCCTAGTCAGGCAATCATAAACGTTGTTACAAGTAAGAAATAGCTTCCAAACAGAGGTACAAGTTTAATGCATTATCCCATTCTTTAGGCATTCAACACAAGAGGACCCTACACTTCAATATACAACATCAAAGTTTCATGAGAGAGTAAGACTCCTCCTGGACTTGTCCAAAgctataatcatatttttaactcTCTGCTGTAGAAGGGTATACTCCGGTGATCAAATAAATAATCTACACTGTCAAGTTCTTCGGCAGAGGGTACGAAGGTTTTGCTGGGTTTTTACTCAAGACACTCCTAGCTTCCATAAAATAGCATGCTAATTacttcaacaaagaaaattattcCATAGCTTGGCACTTGTGTCGTCAAGAATCTTGTTCAATTACCTGTCAGTATCTTCCTTTGTCACAACCATATCACAGTCTCCTTGGCACTCTAGTAACGAGGAGAATAACCTTCTATCCTGATGTAAAAGTAAAGTTTATTTCAACCAAagaagcaaacaaaatcaaggtagtccaaaatttaaatacaatattatctaaaaaagtCTTTACAGACATCACAAGGtgcataataaaaaagagataagATATTATAgcagaaaacacattttcactTAGATTGACGTAGAGTTCAGCATGCTAGAACAAGTTTAGGTCAACAGCTGAACAATTTTAACACTACAACAATCAAAGTTGCCAGTTTGAATCtacaaaatagatatttatagGGAATGGTAAGATTTTAGATTAGCACTTCACCCATATGCCATAATAATAGTAGGTCACATGGAGCCAAGAGATATTTCATATCATCGACAAAGTGTTAAATGGAATCATTATAATATTGGAAACCTTCTTACAAATAGGATTGAAACAGAGATAGCTTTAAGTTCAGAGAAtgatatagtgaagaagaaaataaaatattttccaaacctCTTCATTCATATTTACAACAGTCTCCTGAATCCTCTGTAATATTATTGCTAAACCCCCCACTTCACAGTGCAATGCCTGATTATAAAGCATTAAAAACTGCATTCAGAAACCAATGTGCATTAACAAGTAGAATTCACATAAGCAGCCAACAGTTTCAACCTCTTTCTCAGAAATTAGATTCTGTATTACTGCATCCTTTGCAAATAGAGTTTTCTGAAGGTGAGGCTGGTTAAGGAAGCTCATACAATATATATTCAGCAAAATGCCCACAGCAGCAAAACAGAACAATGAGATACTCAATGCCTAGATGGATATCTCTTCAATTTGAGTTTGACATCTGTTATGAAGTTTTGCCACTTCCAGCTGCTCTTCTAGCTCTGAAATGATTCTGTCCTTTCTTCGGAACTCATCCTCGTCACCTTTTAATCTATTTTCCAAGTTGCGGATCCTTTCTGCAAGAAAAGCAAGGTGAATCTAGCTCAATCAAGTTATATCTGGATCTTGAAAAGCTATGTTATTCAGAATTAAACAATACCCAAACAGTTGGTAAGCTCTCATTCTCAGATCACGACTGGCAAACAATTGGTACATTCTCATTCTCAGATCATAACTGGCATTGTTTTAACATTGACAGGAAACAACTCAATTCATGTCTTTCAATGATCCTCAATCCTGAACTGGTCAAGGATCTATCTCTCCCATCCAGTTCTGTAATGAGCTAATCTTTATGCAAGCTGGTATGACACTAATCATTATTTATCACATCAACCACATCATTATTGACCTCGATGGATCCAATTTGAGTAACCATGCATCCATAAGCTGACCTTTCATATGACCAAACCAATTCAAACAGTCCTCCCTTTACCTATCCTGAATAGGTATCAATCTCAGTCCACCACGAATGAACTCTTTTCCTATCCAGTCCATCTATCTTAACATCTTACCCCAAATACACACATCTTATGAGTAACATGTTTTACTGTTCATCAATCACTGTAATAGCAAAATCAATCCAATAgcaatttgattaaatttaccCTTCAACTAGATGGAAATAGACAAATTCTAGTTTGGCCAAGGGAAGAAATAATTACAAGCAATTACTCTTTTGAATGATGATCAGCAATAACAAGGTCGGAGCAGATGCTAATTACATTTTCATACAATCTAACACAAAACTATAAATGAGGGAAGGTAAAAGAGAACTTGGGCTTaccaaaaaatacattttcgAAAGCAGAAACCTTGTCCATCTTGCTCCGTAAGCCAGCCACTGAAATTTGCAAACAAGTTAACAGGACTCTAACACTAATACAATTTTCAATACATCACAGACGGTCCCATCCATTCCGGGAATCCACACACTGCATACAATCTATTCAACTTGAATAAGTAACTGTTTCGAAAGTTACATGCCTACTCCCTCTTTTTCACTAACAAGGAGTTGCACTTTATCCACAAGTTGCTTGATAGACAAAGCCTCCCTTTCTATGGAATCAAATAAAGACAGGTGAGAGTTTATCTTCTCTGATAGGACAATGAGCTTTCTATCTCCGGCTTCAATCGAACGTTTCATTTCGCAGGTTGATTCCTGATCATAAATGCCTCGTCAGTTAGAGAAGAAACACAGAACgcaagctttaaaaaaaaaaaaacgaacctGGTAGGAATTTACAAAACTTTCTTTCGATTGAAGCAGGCTTTGTATTGTTCCTTTCAAATCTTTGTGCTTGCCTTCGAGCAAGGCGTTATCATTTTGAAGGTAACTGACCTAGATCAGTGGCTAAGGAGGTTGGTGATTTCTACAAACACGTAGAgtgccaagaaaataaaaatgaaaatgaaaatcaagattCTTGAACCTTCCTTTGGAGCTTTTGGTGCAATTCATTGGAGGAAGCCAACTCCGATTGTAATTCCTGCAACTGTCTGCGGTATTCCTCATCTGTTTGCTTCTGTTTCTGAATTAGAATTCGGCATTGCTCAGTGGCCGACTGTTCTCTCTCCTATGTGATGTTGTTACATTCAAAAGAATCAGAAACgattagagagagaaagggagacCGAGAGATGAAAAGGTGAAAGAAAGTCTGACCCTGAGACCTCCGACCTCGATAGCTAGGGCTTGGAGCTGGAGCTTGAATTTCGACAGTTTAAGCAACTCCATTTTCCCTCCAAAAATTGCTTAGCCATTAGAATCAACCCTTTAAATGGAAATCCTGGAGATATCGGTTCGGTTCACGCGAACATATTCCGGAAATGGCCGAAATAACCGAGTTTTATAGGGGCAAACTAGtccttttgctttttaaaagttgGGGATCtgtataatatattaattgagTAACTTTTTGAAACTCCAGAATAATAGGAAGACtcataaaatagaataaaaaatgtaataaaaatttGTGAAAACATACATTAACCTCTTACATTACAACATGTGATTGTtcgtaaaataaatgaaaatgcaTAACTtataaatgtataatttttaaatatttaatttaaatgtgcaattaaaaaatataattatttgtaaaagtgcaataaaaaataatggtgaTTGTTGATGTGGTAGAACTATAGTTTTGTATCATAGTTACAATCTTTTAAATCTGTaacttcaatgaaaaaaattacattacctTTTGATACAAGGAGCATAGTTAAGGTGTATGTTGGAATTTAATTCCAAACaacatttctaaaattttttacttcaaattaattttttatatatgtttttttgttattt from Populus alba chromosome 8, ASM523922v2, whole genome shotgun sequence encodes the following:
- the LOC118058550 gene encoding uncharacterized protein; its protein translation is MELLKLSKFKLQLQALAIEVGGLREREQSATEQCRILIQKQKQTDEEYRRQLQELQSELASSNELHQKLQRKVSYLQNDNALLEGKHKDLKGTIQSLLQSKESFVNSYQESTCEMKRSIEAGDRKLIVLSEKINSHLSLFDSIEREALSIKQLVDKVQLLVSEKEGVVAGLRSKMDKVSAFENVFFERIRNLENRLKGDEDEFRRKDRIISELEEQLEVAKLHNRCQTQIEELQKTLFAKDAVIQNLISEKEALHCEVGGLAIILQRIQETVVNMNEEDRRLFSSLLECQGDCDMVVTKEDTDRIEDLVQNSGEPSPNKASSTGTGENRGWGHNSDGNILQGDNRSNSSVAELTCSPLQSPCSELHSAANGPSISVNNAKVNCTAIAHHLDSECSTTQAETSQDPC